Proteins encoded together in one Telopea speciosissima isolate NSW1024214 ecotype Mountain lineage chromosome 6, Tspe_v1, whole genome shotgun sequence window:
- the LOC122666057 gene encoding late embryogenesis abundant protein At1g64065-like, whose amino-acid sequence MGEEEQARPLSVATPTRTGDEEDVSVDSKKKLRRKRCIQCCGCVSISILIVVIILIILIFTVFKVKDPTMSLNSVSFDHISVSNATTPSTTPPNLPATTTTTNPSINATMTADMSVKNPNIASFKFNPATTILYYYGSEIGNAKNPAGNAKAKKTMQMNLTISLFIEADSSTPTKLEHLTSDLSSGQMTMSSYTVLDGRVNVLNIFKKNIEIKMNCTMTILISTTAMSLKDMQCTNQVKL is encoded by the coding sequence aTGGGTGAGGAAGAACAAGCCAGACCTTTGTCAGTCGCCACCCCAACACGTACCGGCGACGAAGAAGACGTTTCGGTCGATTCAAAGAAAAAGCTCCGACGTAAGAGATGTATCCAGTGCTGTGGGTGTGTATCAATTTCGATACTGATCGTGGTTATAATCCTTATAATCCTAATCTTCACCGTCTTCAAAGTCAAAGATCCAACTATGAGTCTCAATTCAGTTTCGTTCGATCACATATCCGTCAGTAACGCAACCACACCATCCACTACTCCACCAAACTTACCtgccaccaccacaaccaccaaTCCCAGCATCAACGCCACCATGACAGCAGACATGTCCGTCAAAAACCCAAACATCGCTTCTTTTAAATTCAATCCCGCCACCACTATTCTCTACTATTACGGTTCCGAAATCGGTAATGCAAAAAATCCGGCAGGTAACGCAAAGGCTAAAAAGACTATGCAGATGAACCTCACCATTTCTCTTTTCATCGAAGCTGACTCATCGACACCAACTAAACTTGAACACCTGACGAGCGATCTGAGTTCAGGGCAAATGACGATGAGTAGCTATACAGTGTTGGATGGGCGAGTGAATGTGTTAAATATCTTCAAGAAGAATATCGAAATCAAGATGAACTGTACCATGACTATTCTCATTTCAACCACTGCCATGTCCCTTAAAGATATGCAGTGTACTAATCAAGTCAAGCTCTAg